The Urocitellus parryii isolate mUroPar1 chromosome 6, mUroPar1.hap1, whole genome shotgun sequence genome includes a window with the following:
- the Nr2f2 gene encoding COUP transcription factor 2 isoform X2 — protein sequence MPPTQPTHGQFALTNGDPLNCHSYLSGYISLLLRAEPYPTSRFGSQCMQPNNIMGIENICELAARMLFSAVEWARNIPFFPDLQITDQVALLRLTWSELFVLNAAQCSMPLHVAPLLAAAGLHASPMSADRVVAFMDHIRIFQEQVEKLKALHVDSAEYSCLKAIVLFTSDACGLSDVAHVESLQEKSQCALEEYVRSQYPNQPTRFGKLLLRLPSLRTVSSSVIEQLFFVRLVGKTPIETLIRDMLLSGSSFNWPYMAIQ from the exons ATGCCGCCCACCCAGCCGACCCACGGGCAGTTCGCACTGACCAACGGGGACCCCCTCAACTGCCACTCGTACCTGTCCGGATATATTTCTCTGCTGCTGCGCGCTGAGCCCTATCCCACGTCGCGCTTCGGCAGCCAGTGCATGCAGCCTAACAACATCATGGGCATCGAGAACATTTGCGAACTGGCCGCGCGGATGCTCTTCAGCGCCGTCGAGTGGGCCCGGAACATCCCCTTCTTCCCTGACCTGCAGATCACGGACCAGGTGGCCCTGCTTCGCCTCACCTGGAGCGAGCTGTTCGTGTTGAATGCAGCGCAGTGCTCCATGCCCCTCCACGTAGCCCCGCTTCTGGCCGCTGCTGGCCTGCACGCTTCACCCATGTCTGCTGACCGGGTGGTCGCCTTTATGGACCACATACGGATCTTCCAAGAGCAAGTGGAGAAGCTCAAGGCACTGCACGTCGATTCTGCCGAGTACAGCTGCCTCAAGGCCATAGTCCTGTTCACCTCAG ATGCCTGTGGTCTCTCTGATGTAGCCCATGTGGAAAGTTTGCAGGAAAAGTCCCAGTGTGCTTTGGAAGAATATGTTAGGAGCCAGTACCCCAACCAGCCAACGCGATTTGGAAAGCTTTTGCTTCGCCTCCCTTCCCTCCGCACGGTCTCCTCCTCAGTCATAGAGCAATTGTTTTTCGTCCGTTTGGTAGGTAAAACCCCCATCGAAACCCTCATCCGGGATATGTTACTGTCCGGCAGCAGTTTTAACTGGCCGTATATGgcaattcaataa